The following proteins are co-located in the Flavobacteriales bacterium genome:
- the yihA gene encoding ribosome biogenesis GTP-binding protein YihA/YsxC: protein MEILSANFVSSHATLDKLPSGDRPEYAFIGRSNVGKSSLINMLTGKKGLAKTSSTPGKTQTINHFLINGDWYIVDLPGYGYAKTAKSLREKWKGFTFDYLTQREQLQCVCVLLDSRLEPQRIDMEFMEWLGVQGIPFAMIFTKADKLSKTQLQKNFSIYEKQMLEIWEELPTVFFTSAEKGNGKEELLQFFADINQKLNEDSE from the coding sequence GTGGAAATTTTAAGCGCTAATTTTGTTTCCAGTCACGCCACCTTAGACAAACTGCCTTCGGGAGATCGTCCGGAATACGCTTTCATTGGAAGATCCAACGTTGGGAAGAGTTCGCTCATTAATATGCTGACCGGAAAAAAAGGGCTGGCAAAAACCTCTTCCACTCCCGGAAAAACACAAACTATTAATCATTTTCTGATTAACGGCGATTGGTATATTGTTGACCTTCCCGGATATGGTTATGCAAAAACTGCAAAATCACTTCGTGAAAAATGGAAAGGTTTTACGTTTGATTATCTCACTCAGCGCGAACAACTACAATGTGTATGCGTTTTGCTCGATTCACGACTAGAACCGCAACGGATAGATATGGAATTTATGGAATGGTTGGGCGTGCAAGGAATTCCATTTGCAATGATTTTTACCAAAGCCGATAAGTTATCTAAAACACAGCTGCAAAAGAATTTTTCCATTTACGAAAAACAAATGCTGGAAATCTGGGAAGAACTTCCTACCGTATTTTTTACTTCGGCAGAAAAAGGAAATGGCAAAGAGGAATTACTTCAATTTTTTGCCGACATCAACCAGAAATTAAACGAAGATTCAGAATAG
- the gldC gene encoding gliding motility protein GldC, whose protein sequence is MSKSSEINISVKLDENQVPVEMKWSASDAGISDQDSKALILAMWDEKERNTLRMDLWTKDMSIDEMKQFFHQTLLTMADTFERATGEEKICGDMRDFCYHFAEKMKLIG, encoded by the coding sequence ATGAGTAAGTCAAGCGAAATAAATATTAGTGTTAAACTCGATGAGAACCAGGTGCCGGTTGAAATGAAATGGAGCGCAAGCGATGCAGGAATATCAGATCAGGATTCGAAAGCACTAATTCTTGCCATGTGGGATGAAAAAGAACGCAACACATTGCGAATGGATTTGTGGACCAAGGATATGTCGATCGATGAAATGAAACAGTTTTTTCATCAGACTTTACTCACCATGGCCGATACATTTGAACGTGCCACAGGTGAAGAAAAAATTTGTGGCGACATGCGCGATTTCTGCTATCATTTTGCGGAAAAAATGAAATTGATCGGCTAA
- a CDS encoding PorT family protein, translating to MKKVAGIILGAMFSVTCLAQSGVGAGNEQNFRFGLKAMPSVNWYKPDNTKKYENGGAVMKFNWGLTLDFKLSNSAWLSSGLEVSYDGGNINFKDTVGYLLSNSEFQSIPADASGMVGKDVVQLKERRYNSTYVTLPLNIKMKTKEIGMLNYYGMFGLNLGVKVKTKVTDTGYLNGSSSLTDNEGLDNSKDMGFFRAGINIGGGAEWNLSGTTSLVFGLQYNLGFTNVVKGNSDYVFNAGSTNTLKAIEQKFASHFIGLSVGVLF from the coding sequence ATGAAAAAAGTCGCAGGTATCATCCTTGGCGCGATGTTCAGCGTAACATGCCTCGCTCAAAGCGGAGTTGGAGCAGGAAATGAACAAAATTTCCGTTTCGGATTAAAGGCTATGCCTTCGGTTAACTGGTACAAACCGGATAACACTAAAAAATACGAAAATGGAGGAGCAGTGATGAAGTTTAACTGGGGACTAACCCTCGACTTCAAACTCTCGAATTCAGCATGGTTATCTTCCGGTTTGGAAGTTTCTTATGATGGCGGAAACATTAATTTTAAAGACACCGTTGGATACCTTCTTTCCAACTCCGAATTCCAAAGTATCCCGGCTGATGCTTCGGGAATGGTAGGCAAGGATGTTGTTCAATTGAAAGAACGTCGCTATAACAGCACTTACGTTACTTTACCTTTGAACATTAAAATGAAAACCAAAGAAATCGGAATGTTGAACTATTACGGTATGTTCGGATTAAATCTTGGTGTAAAAGTTAAAACCAAAGTTACGGACACTGGTTACCTTAACGGTTCAAGCAGTTTAACAGACAACGAAGGTTTGGACAACAGCAAAGACATGGGCTTTTTCCGTGCCGGTATTAACATTGGAGGTGGTGCTGAATGGAATTTAAGCGGAACAACTTCTTTAGTTTTCGGATTACAATACAACCTCGGATTTACCAATGTGGTTAAAGGTAATTCTGACTATGTTTTTAATGCCGGATCTACCAATACACTTAAAGCAATTGAACAAAAATTTGCTTCACACTTCATCGGACTTTCCGTTGGAGTTCTTTTCTGA